The following are encoded in a window of Methanobrevibacter ruminantium M1 genomic DNA:
- the dptF gene encoding DNA phosphorothioation-dependent restriction protein DptF, with the protein MKKHCFYFLGDSFADICNEAMFCEKHLVEGNYLDSIIRAGKASEIITVNICELEGQDGLISSGQKKRLEMLGYKGIISYDIYKRLNHIRKIRNKAVHGHLSDIEDNANILHAYLYLICAYFYKEYRDTNFSAEDYTGPIMDIASKPKETASETSEDNENIGEFISSPLDDYLFEKYDDSYLLNELSKLKDSSKEAVEDDNLSEFKEYLHIDRSIQEDFLKALNRATSFNSSHLIMLCGSVGDGKSHLIANLKKKNPELFNQFAIHYDATESFDPEKNAIDTLASVLEPFNDNNLNNSTEKLILAINLGVLNNFLESSYANEDYTKLKLIIEEANIFESNEVSDNIYGDKVSFVTFSDYNMFELNDDENSNYTSSKYISSLFNKITQKEDTNPFYVAYLKDKDSHFINPIIYNYEMLMDEEVQKTIIDYLIKIFIKYRKIISTRDLLNFIYEIIVPPEFLKSEDLDNINDFMDYSLPNLLFGYPERSDLLKLCNELDPTLHRNESLDKFIIDLNINDDTEKILNRYFDFTRFNFLEEYGEYLVDFREFNNSEKEKVTNILIRFAVFYGKSIIKNNFKDKVYLNYLKYLYAYNTQSHKDYKYLFTEVKDAIFNWKGSYKKNTICIDTLDSFKVYKNLKLKPSVDKFEKSLLDGLFLGNRFKTDIKIYFSVESNKKKIPLNVDFSLYQYIMKLYNGFKPNQSDKDDLIILDEFINNLLDEDTDDDLYVISLETYEEFLFESNDFGTFEFKRG; encoded by the coding sequence ATGAAAAAACATTGCTTTTATTTTTTAGGGGACAGTTTTGCCGATATATGCAATGAAGCCATGTTTTGTGAAAAACATTTAGTAGAAGGAAACTATTTGGATTCAATTATCCGTGCAGGAAAGGCTTCAGAGATAATAACTGTAAACATTTGTGAACTTGAAGGTCAAGATGGCTTAATAAGCTCTGGTCAGAAGAAAAGATTGGAAATGCTTGGATATAAGGGTATCATTTCTTATGATATTTATAAAAGATTAAACCATATTCGTAAAATTAGAAATAAGGCTGTCCATGGGCATTTAAGTGATATTGAAGACAATGCAAATATTCTGCATGCCTATCTGTATCTAATTTGCGCATATTTCTATAAGGAATATAGAGACACTAATTTTTCAGCGGAAGATTATACGGGCCCTATTATGGACATTGCCTCTAAGCCTAAAGAGACTGCTTCAGAGACTTCAGAGGATAATGAAAATATTGGAGAGTTTATTTCAAGTCCATTGGATGATTATCTTTTTGAAAAGTATGATGACAGTTACCTGTTAAATGAACTGTCTAAACTTAAGGACTCTTCAAAGGAAGCTGTTGAAGACGATAACTTAAGCGAATTTAAGGAATATCTTCATATTGACAGATCTATTCAAGAAGATTTTTTAAAGGCATTGAACAGAGCCACTAGTTTTAATTCATCTCATCTGATTATGCTTTGCGGTAGTGTTGGAGATGGGAAATCACACTTGATTGCAAATTTAAAAAAGAAAAACCCTGAACTCTTTAATCAATTTGCTATCCATTATGATGCTACAGAGAGTTTTGATCCTGAAAAGAATGCAATAGACACTTTAGCCTCAGTATTGGAACCTTTCAATGACAATAATCTTAACAATTCGACAGAAAAACTTATTTTAGCCATTAACTTGGGTGTATTGAACAATTTCCTGGAATCATCTTATGCTAATGAAGATTACACTAAACTCAAGTTAATTATAGAAGAAGCGAACATATTTGAATCTAATGAGGTTTCAGATAACATTTATGGAGATAAGGTTAGTTTTGTCACTTTCAGTGATTACAACATGTTTGAATTGAATGATGATGAAAATTCAAACTACACATCATCAAAGTACATCTCTTCCCTATTTAATAAGATAACCCAAAAGGAGGATACAAACCCTTTTTATGTTGCATATCTCAAGGATAAGGACTCTCACTTTATCAATCCTATAATCTATAATTATGAGATGCTGATGGATGAGGAGGTCCAGAAGACAATCATTGATTATTTAATCAAGATTTTCATAAAATACAGAAAAATCATTTCAACTAGAGACTTATTGAACTTCATTTATGAGATAATAGTTCCTCCGGAATTCCTGAAAAGTGAGGATTTGGACAATATCAATGATTTCATGGACTATTCATTGCCTAATTTACTCTTCGGATATCCAGAAAGGTCAGATTTATTGAAGCTATGCAATGAATTGGATCCGACATTGCATCGTAATGAATCTTTAGATAAGTTCATAATAGACTTGAACATTAATGACGATACTGAAAAGATATTAAATCGTTATTTTGATTTCACTCGTTTTAATTTCCTTGAAGAGTATGGAGAGTATCTGGTTGATTTTAGGGAGTTTAACAATTCTGAAAAAGAGAAGGTCACCAATATTCTAATTAGGTTTGCAGTATTCTATGGAAAGAGCATTATCAAGAATAATTTCAAGGATAAGGTTTATTTAAATTATTTAAAATATCTGTATGCCTATAATACACAGTCTCATAAGGATTACAAATATCTGTTCACTGAAGTTAAGGACGCTATTTTTAATTGGAAAGGTTCCTATAAGAAGAATACTATATGTATTGACACTTTGGATTCATTTAAAGTGTATAAAAATTTAAAATTAAAACCATCTGTTGATAAATTTGAAAAAAGTTTATTAGATGGTCTCTTTTTAGGAAATAGATTTAAAACAGATATAAAAATTTATTTTTCAGTTGAATCTAACAAAAAGAAAATACCTTTAAATGTTGATTTTTCATTATATCAATACATAATGAAATTATATAATGGTTTTAAGCCTAATCAATCAGATAAAGACGATTTAATAATTTTAGATGAATTTATTAATAATTTATTAGATGAAGATACAGATGATGATTTATATGTAATTAGTTTAGAAACTTATGAAGAATTTTTATTTGAGTCAAATGATTTTGGCACTTTTGAATTTAAGAGGGGTTAA
- a CDS encoding phage tail tube protein — translation MGIRVVGMKEEARYGVAESAPDFHQEVSKAKASLNSTPNTKSSGSRMKKKARAGVYKPTANIEGEVDLKRIGHYLKAFLDNYHFTDGGSNPNVHEFWGGENNKLSSFTLWVTFDIFEKTIVGSLLDNFKMEVSDEYMKFTADFVYKTEESDEIENIELYKVKLLDGDWALMFYDVSVEIDENAPPGIVSSFSFDGKNNINVDKTIGLGSRGPQRKAAAQGRDISISFVSTLERETLELIQKAEYGEVGTEPSECKLCKIPLKLICNVCEDTTDRLEITFPECIFAVDYELSEADEIEVTFNLDAMGTGYATKLDGTRVLTDMYCRLVNDQPEIKSGEGVTSATVRLTVKDDNNQPVASNAVTIVNRVTDESYEATTGSAGGCSFNDVEPGRYDVIVEGYDVVAGSIISVNDDEESFDITVEEIEED, via the coding sequence ATGGGAATTCGTGTTGTAGGAATGAAGGAAGAGGCAAGGTATGGAGTTGCGGAGTCAGCGCCGGACTTCCATCAGGAAGTTAGCAAGGCAAAGGCTTCCTTGAACTCCACTCCGAACACAAAGTCAAGCGGCTCAAGGATGAAGAAGAAGGCACGTGCAGGCGTGTACAAGCCTACTGCCAACATCGAAGGTGAAGTTGACTTGAAGAGGATAGGACATTATCTCAAGGCTTTCCTGGACAATTACCATTTTACTGACGGAGGCTCCAATCCAAACGTCCATGAGTTCTGGGGCGGAGAGAACAATAAATTGTCAAGCTTCACTCTTTGGGTAACTTTTGACATATTTGAGAAGACCATCGTTGGCTCATTGCTTGACAACTTCAAGATGGAGGTGAGCGACGAGTACATGAAGTTCACCGCTGACTTTGTCTACAAGACAGAGGAAAGCGATGAGATTGAGAACATTGAGCTCTATAAGGTGAAGCTTCTTGACGGCGATTGGGCATTGATGTTCTATGACGTTTCCGTTGAGATAGACGAGAACGCTCCTCCAGGAATTGTTTCAAGTTTCAGTTTTGACGGAAAGAACAACATCAATGTGGACAAGACTATCGGCTTAGGAAGCAGAGGTCCGCAGAGGAAGGCTGCTGCTCAAGGAAGGGACATATCCATTTCCTTTGTCTCCACTTTGGAAAGGGAGACCTTGGAGCTGATTCAAAAGGCTGAATACGGAGAGGTAGGCACAGAACCGTCTGAATGTAAGTTGTGCAAGATTCCATTGAAGCTCATCTGCAATGTCTGTGAGGACACAACCGACAGGCTTGAGATCACTTTCCCTGAATGTATCTTTGCTGTGGACTATGAGTTGAGCGAGGCTGACGAGATTGAGGTTACCTTCAACTTGGACGCCATGGGAACAGGATATGCCACAAAGTTGGACGGAACCCGCGTATTGACTGACATGTATTGCAGGCTTGTGAATGACCAGCCTGAGATAAAGAGCGGAGAGGGTGTTACAAGCGCCACCGTAAGGCTCACTGTCAAGGACGATAATAATCAGCCTGTGGCAAGCAATGCAGTAACTATTGTGAATAGAGTTACTGATGAGAGCTATGAGGCGACCACAGGCAGTGCAGGAGGCTGCTCCTTCAATGATGTGGAGCCTGGAAGGTATGATGTCATCGTTGAAGGATATGATGTTGTTGCAGGAAGCATAATCTCTGTCAATGACGATGAGGAAAGCTTTGACATTACTGTAGAGGAAATTGAAGAGGATTAG
- a CDS encoding phage tail protein encodes MNKVFKDLNGNSTNYFMGLDEMTNHSLVSLDDLGQAMSTIKMSTGMSNEELMMFSSTVNDVGQRAILMGKSGEEAISLMQAAGRGLNGEFDMLKTNFGITKDTLTDLGWSGAADDVKGYQEALDKALEKGGDMDGMLDTTTGHLETLKKNFRVAGRHVGEMFTPYIDMAVQKLNGLKETCPGLFENLVMIAGAVSGFATVAPSIAPMISVFGDVGSAIKRTAGFLGLMEVAEDAVTLKSTFLTIAQIAGADAAVLQTAANSGLTASFWAMAAAILANPLTWVAVALIAIAVAVYEVGKSFGWWSDIGSMIGAVWAGIQRLWSAFINNPNVQGFLKDLSNAWNDICEALAPVIDWARKAWAELFPPSATGSFDIVRAIIDVFGQLGDFLGKVVNAVKSAWNALGGFAGFLPMLLGPVGMVVMALRMIVCILLGCSPGIVPALQKTQSVFMSVFGAIAEFIGGAVSNVVAILTRIISALTGIFTRVSSIVSTYLAKMISSVISWASSIVSKAKSASSKFLTNVVNYFSKLPSKVWNHLKNIIQKVTSWATSIVSKGKNAASKFLTAVVNHFSKLPGKVGTYVSNTASRISSGANKWVSNARSKASSTVSAVTGPISKLPGKVYNEFMGIGSRMLSAGSALVSKARQIGSNIVSGLLNAMNIHSPGTIQQKVVAEFENTLSRVGSMDSTALDVGQSVGNSIVRGFTDFGLDTGSFNADYSTDYNLNRKNDDNLDVNIKQELEFVFDFKNLPNDVDEDKLLEMLKEMVTDKSVIQALVSNPDFQSMDTKVKNSIIAKVKRARGV; translated from the coding sequence GTGAACAAGGTCTTCAAGGACTTGAATGGAAACTCAACAAACTACTTCATGGGTCTTGACGAGATGACTAACCACAGCCTTGTCTCATTGGACGATTTGGGACAGGCTATGTCAACAATCAAGATGTCCACAGGAATGAGCAATGAGGAATTGATGATGTTCTCAAGCACCGTGAACGATGTTGGACAGAGAGCCATTTTGATGGGAAAGAGCGGTGAGGAGGCGATTTCCCTCATGCAAGCGGCAGGAAGAGGTCTGAACGGCGAGTTTGACATGCTGAAGACAAACTTCGGAATCACCAAGGACACCCTTACTGACCTTGGATGGAGTGGTGCCGCTGACGATGTCAAGGGCTATCAGGAGGCATTGGACAAGGCTCTTGAGAAGGGTGGAGACATGGACGGAATGCTCGACACCACAACAGGACACCTTGAGACATTGAAGAAGAACTTCCGTGTTGCAGGAAGGCATGTGGGAGAGATGTTCACTCCATACATAGACATGGCAGTCCAGAAACTGAATGGCTTGAAGGAGACATGTCCTGGCTTGTTTGAGAACCTTGTCATGATAGCGGGTGCAGTGAGCGGATTTGCCACTGTGGCTCCAAGCATTGCTCCTATGATAAGCGTCTTTGGAGATGTGGGAAGTGCGATAAAGAGGACAGCAGGATTCTTGGGACTGATGGAGGTTGCAGAGGACGCAGTAACCTTGAAGTCAACATTCCTGACAATAGCTCAGATTGCAGGCGCTGACGCAGCTGTGCTTCAGACTGCCGCAAACAGCGGTTTGACTGCAAGCTTCTGGGCAATGGCTGCTGCAATCTTGGCTAACCCTTTGACTTGGGTTGCAGTTGCACTTATAGCCATTGCAGTAGCAGTCTATGAGGTCGGAAAGAGTTTCGGATGGTGGTCTGATATAGGCTCCATGATTGGTGCTGTTTGGGCAGGAATCCAAAGGCTTTGGAGCGCCTTCATAAACAATCCTAACGTGCAAGGATTCCTGAAGGACCTGTCTAACGCATGGAATGACATATGCGAGGCATTGGCACCAGTCATCGATTGGGCTAGGAAGGCTTGGGCTGAGCTGTTCCCTCCTAGCGCCACAGGAAGCTTTGACATTGTCAGGGCGATAATTGACGTTTTCGGACAGTTGGGAGACTTCTTAGGCAAGGTTGTGAATGCCGTAAAATCTGCTTGGAACGCATTGGGAGGATTTGCCGGATTCCTTCCTATGCTGTTGGGACCTGTAGGAATGGTTGTCATGGCTTTGAGAATGATTGTCTGCATACTTTTAGGTTGCAGTCCAGGCATAGTTCCTGCATTGCAGAAAACACAGTCAGTGTTCATGAGCGTTTTCGGTGCAATTGCAGAGTTCATTGGAGGTGCTGTAAGCAATGTTGTAGCCATTCTCACAAGGATAATATCTGCATTGACAGGAATCTTCACTCGTGTGAGTTCAATAGTGAGCACATATCTGGCTAAGATGATAAGTTCCGTGATCTCTTGGGCTTCATCCATTGTCAGCAAGGCAAAGAGTGCAAGTTCCAAGTTCCTGACAAATGTTGTGAATTACTTCAGCAAGTTGCCAAGCAAGGTCTGGAACCATCTGAAGAACATCATTCAAAAGGTTACCAGTTGGGCGACTTCAATTGTCTCCAAGGGAAAGAATGCTGCCAGCAAGTTCCTGACTGCTGTGGTGAACCATTTCAGCAAGTTGCCAGGAAAGGTCGGCACCTATGTCTCCAATACTGCAAGCAGGATTTCATCCGGTGCCAACAAGTGGGTTTCCAATGCTCGAAGCAAGGCTTCAAGCACAGTGAGTGCCGTTACAGGACCAATCAGCAAGTTGCCGGGAAAGGTCTACAATGAGTTCATGGGAATAGGCTCACGAATGCTGAGTGCAGGAAGCGCACTTGTTTCAAAGGCTCGTCAGATAGGAAGCAACATAGTCAGCGGACTGTTGAATGCCATGAACATTCACTCTCCAGGTACAATTCAGCAGAAGGTTGTTGCAGAATTTGAGAACACCCTTTCACGTGTAGGTAGCATGGATTCAACTGCTCTTGATGTCGGGCAATCCGTAGGTAACAGCATTGTCCGTGGATTCACTGATTTCGGCTTGGATACCGGTAGCTTCAATGCGGACTATTCCACAGACTACAATCTCAACAGGAAAAATGACGATAACCTTGACGTGAACATAAAGCAGGAACTGGAATTCGTGTTTGACTTCAAGAATCTGCCTAATGATGTAGATGAGGACAAGCTATTGGAAATGCTTAAGGAAATGGTTACCGACAAGAGCGTCATACAGGCTCTCGTGAGCAATCCTGATTTCCAAAGCATGGACACAAAGGTGAAGAACAGCATAATCGCAAAGGTCAAGAGAGCAAGAGGTGTCTAG
- the dptG gene encoding DNA phosphorothioation-dependent restriction protein DptG, whose product MDFSENYNILLKQMTCDVNKRKLIHQINQNSPLLPFKTNTPKKANFENGFDIILGELSRILLNKTIEKNFKLDNIVSNLIDNNIEIEDGTKEYITKLLNEYLFDEKNDLKISHPNLYLYIPLSNNKSSNGEQEVALFLRDIFCKNNQNLINFFESYDSNHIILNLILKNTPNLHHKITETKYVIHFEEIANLFNEDINYAILYKKFFMENIGNIFAYYYFFYISQLILKISKGFNDNNEFEKLYYLLDWESASKNRKSLNSYSLLKHHSKPLYAKMAVIDQINTLLGTNNLLEKDISEYFNNLDINSKNNFLHFLKKWVSDYRYVRNFDDKELPDNLLELTEILFESLKNEKLGVDGAVQSRYALNLEDIAKKYLLKRRGSYGYVLNINRDMLLVLTALCVKDKKIKLNQLFIEFEKRGVYFDKYSKEEVVNFLTKLNLIDKKSDSGDAQYVKPVL is encoded by the coding sequence ATGGATTTTTCAGAAAATTATAATATATTATTAAAACAAATGACTTGTGATGTAAATAAAAGGAAATTAATACATCAGATTAATCAAAATTCTCCATTGTTACCTTTTAAAACTAATACTCCTAAAAAAGCTAATTTTGAAAATGGTTTTGATATAATATTGGGTGAATTATCCAGAATCTTATTAAATAAAACTATTGAAAAAAATTTTAAATTAGATAATATTGTTTCAAATTTAATTGATAATAATATTGAAATTGAAGATGGAACTAAGGAGTATATAACAAAATTGCTAAATGAATATTTATTCGATGAAAAAAATGATTTAAAAATATCTCATCCGAATTTGTATTTATATATTCCTCTTTCAAATAATAAAAGTTCTAATGGAGAACAGGAAGTAGCATTGTTTTTAAGAGATATTTTTTGTAAGAATAATCAAAATCTTATTAACTTTTTTGAATCATATGATTCAAATCACATTATCTTAAATTTAATTTTAAAAAATACTCCTAATTTACATCATAAAATAACTGAAACTAAGTATGTAATTCATTTTGAGGAAATTGCAAATTTATTTAATGAAGATATCAATTATGCAATACTTTATAAGAAATTTTTTATGGAAAACATTGGTAATATTTTTGCTTATTACTATTTCTTTTATATCTCTCAATTAATTCTAAAAATTTCTAAAGGCTTTAATGATAATAATGAATTTGAAAAATTGTACTATTTATTGGACTGGGAATCTGCAAGTAAAAATCGTAAATCATTAAATAGTTATAGTTTACTAAAACATCATTCTAAACCATTATATGCAAAAATGGCAGTCATAGATCAAATAAATACACTATTAGGTACAAATAATTTATTGGAAAAAGATATTTCAGAATATTTTAATAATTTGGACATCAATTCTAAAAATAATTTTTTACATTTTCTTAAAAAATGGGTTTCAGATTATAGGTATGTAAGGAATTTTGATGATAAAGAATTACCAGATAATTTATTAGAATTAACTGAAATTCTTTTTGAAAGTTTAAAAAATGAAAAACTGGGTGTGGATGGAGCTGTACAATCTAGGTACGCTTTAAATCTTGAAGATATAGCTAAAAAATATTTGTTAAAGCGTAGAGGTTCGTATGGTTATGTATTAAATATTAATAGAGATATGTTGCTTGTTTTAACTGCATTATGTGTTAAAGATAAGAAAATTAAGTTAAATCAACTATTTATTGAATTTGAGAAAAGAGGAGTTTATTTTGACAAATATTCAAAAGAAGAAGTAGTAAATTTTTTAACTAAATTAAATTTAATTGACAAGAAAAGTGATAGTGGAGATGCTCAATATGTTAAACCAGTTTTATGA
- a CDS encoding cysteine peptidase family C39 domain-containing protein yields the protein MFKWLRKGEGLPNYLIMYDMDRNKEYKLVPKEYAGLYESRNIFWIKNGREPNYVTLTSVARNPLVMDYQNTNYTCCPTSLSLASQMLYHYKSESECAKALGTSKGSGTSPAQLIANAPKLGFKIIPIKRDSKEVKKYLKKGFPVICHWQVNQSRNCKGDYTGNFGHYGLIWDMTSTHYVVADPAKGVNRKYKFSCLDNANKGYRQNYYVVCPA from the coding sequence ATGTTCAAGTGGCTAAGAAAGGGCGAAGGGTTGCCTAACTACTTGATAATGTATGACATGGACAGGAATAAGGAGTATAAGTTGGTTCCAAAGGAATATGCAGGACTGTATGAGTCCAGAAACATATTCTGGATTAAGAACGGAAGGGAGCCTAACTATGTTACACTGACTTCCGTTGCAAGGAATCCTCTTGTGATGGACTACCAGAACACCAATTACACCTGTTGCCCAACCAGTTTGTCCCTTGCCTCACAAATGCTATATCACTATAAGTCAGAAAGTGAATGCGCTAAGGCTTTGGGAACTAGCAAGGGCAGTGGAACAAGCCCTGCACAGCTGATAGCCAATGCTCCGAAGTTAGGGTTCAAGATAATTCCTATCAAAAGAGACAGCAAGGAAGTGAAGAAATACTTGAAGAAAGGTTTCCCTGTAATCTGCCATTGGCAAGTGAACCAGAGCAGGAACTGCAAGGGAGACTATACTGGAAACTTCGGTCATTACGGTCTCATTTGGGACATGACCTCAACCCACTATGTTGTGGCAGATCCTGCCAAGGGAGTCAACAGGAAGTACAAATTCAGCTGCCTCGACAATGCTAACAAGGGCTACAGGCAGAACTACTATGTTGTCTGTCCTGCATAG